The genomic segment AGGAATGCCAGAGTTCGCGATCCCTGCTCATCGTTACCAAGGTCTGTTGAAGCCTGAGATTCGTGAGGCTTTGTTCAAAAAGTAAGGATAGCAATTCAAAACGACACCTGCACATGCGGCGGGTGTCGTTTTTTATGTCCAGCTTAGGAGAGCCAGCTCTCAATTTTTTCCCATAAGTAAAATCTCACTTCTACTTCAGGAGCAGAGGCGGTTATTTCCTTTACTTTTTCTACCTCTTCGGACTCTTCTGCCTCTACTTTTGTTTGCTCAGCGTCCACACTATTTGATTCGGAATGTCGCCCTACTTCGTTCTCTTCTAAGGGTAAGACCGCTACTGGCTTTCTATCAAACCGATCATAGTCTTCCTCTGGTACAGCTGCTGTCGTTTGCTCCGATTCTTCAGGCTCTGGAGTTGGCTCGGCTTGTACAGCGTCGCCATTGGACATGTCAATAAAGCAGAGCGGCGGGAACAGGACACACCACCAGTTTTGACCTTTTGCCTCTCCAATTTGAACACGGACTGCTCGGTAATTACCCGCAGGATACACATAGGAGCCGTACAGCTTCGTCGGAAAAGGGACTTGGCCAAAGTCGATTACAGCTTTGTACGAAAAACCGCGCTCCTTGATCGTTTTGTCTACGACTTGTTGAAGGACAGGCAATTGTGATTGAATCACTAGCTCTGCTTCCTCCAAAGTCTCGATATCTTCCGCCCACGTATTCATTTGAGCGATAATCGCATCTCTGACTTCGCGCTTTAACCATTGATCTTGGACAGAATCGCTGTTCGCAATAATACGCAAGCGAACGGATTCCTGAGGGATCGGCCCATTATCCAACACATTGGCCGAAGTAAGCTGTCCCTCCCAGCTCAT from the Brevibacillus brevis genome contains:
- the spoIIR gene encoding stage II sporulation protein R, coding for MKRMLLMAFSLFMLMMSWEGQLTSANVLDNGPIPQESVRLRIIANSDSVQDQWLKREVRDAIIAQMNTWAEDIETLEEAELVIQSQLPVLQQVVDKTIKERGFSYKAVIDFGQVPFPTKLYGSYVYPAGNYRAVRVQIGEAKGQNWWCVLFPPLCFIDMSNGDAVQAEPTPEPEESEQTTAAVPEEDYDRFDRKPVAVLPLEENEVGRHSESNSVDAEQTKVEAEESEEVEKVKEITASAPEVEVRFYLWEKIESWLS